Proteins from one Bdellovibrio svalbardensis genomic window:
- a CDS encoding RrF2 family transcriptional regulator has protein sequence MILRNQVEWALHCCVALSELPADQYVSTKALAEFHGVPKEYLSKALQALAQAGLVDTTLGPTGGYRLAKRPEDISFLDIVEAVEGPTQTFKCTEIRKNNPCLKKTAKFSPMCSIAKVMNRADEAWKRELRSMNLKILREELTDKLSDDQLQKGTDWLLSRR, from the coding sequence ATGATTTTGCGTAACCAAGTTGAGTGGGCCCTTCATTGTTGTGTAGCGCTCAGTGAGCTGCCCGCAGATCAATATGTGTCCACTAAGGCCTTGGCCGAATTCCATGGCGTTCCCAAGGAGTATCTATCCAAGGCTTTACAAGCTCTTGCGCAGGCCGGTCTTGTCGATACGACGCTGGGGCCGACAGGTGGATATCGTCTTGCGAAAAGGCCAGAAGATATCTCATTCTTGGATATTGTTGAAGCGGTGGAAGGCCCAACGCAGACATTTAAGTGCACGGAAATTCGAAAGAATAATCCATGTCTTAAAAAGACTGCCAAATTTTCCCCAATGTGTTCCATCGCAAAAGTTATGAACCGTGCAGATGAAGCTTGGAAGCGTGAGCTTCGCTCGATGAATTTAAAGATACTGCGAGAAGAGCTCACAGATAAGCTTTCCGATGATCAACTTCAAAAAGGAACCGACTGGTTGTTGTCCAGGCGTTAG
- a CDS encoding carboxymuconolactone decarboxylase family protein yields MAIRLNYPKLSSESYGAIIALEKTLAESPVERSIIELVKIRVSQLNGCLFCLDLHVKEARTLGERELRLYHLGFWHESKLFTEKEKAALEWAELLTKISTRGVEDKDFEKARTFFSEKELSDLTFAIGTINMWNRLGVAFRNEPGSLDQIKGVNKIGLV; encoded by the coding sequence ATGGCTATTCGTTTAAACTATCCAAAACTGTCGTCTGAATCCTATGGCGCTATTATAGCCCTTGAAAAAACTTTGGCAGAATCGCCAGTCGAGCGCAGTATTATCGAGCTGGTTAAAATCAGGGTGTCACAATTGAATGGATGCCTGTTTTGCCTGGATCTGCATGTGAAAGAAGCGCGCACTCTGGGGGAGCGGGAGCTGAGACTGTATCATTTGGGATTCTGGCATGAGTCGAAACTTTTCACGGAAAAAGAAAAGGCCGCTCTTGAGTGGGCCGAATTGCTCACCAAGATCAGCACTCGCGGTGTTGAAGATAAGGACTTTGAGAAAGCGAGAACATTTTTTTCTGAAAAAGAGCTTTCAGACTTAACTTTCGCGATTGGAACTATCAATATGTGGAACCGTTTAGGGGTCGCTTTTAGAAATGAGCCGGGATCTCTGGATCAAATTAAAGGCGTCAATAAGATAGGCCTGGTCTAG
- a CDS encoding SRPBCC family protein yields the protein MKDQIELSITVRGTVAEIWRALTDSDDIENWWSDDVVIEPRVGGKFKEAWVDDEGNKGLASGKVLSLQEKKNITFTWREKDWPKEAQTECTFSIEDQGPKRVLTVKHVGWGSLPDKSRAKIMKDFEVGWGYHLQELKSYLDD from the coding sequence ATGAAAGATCAAATCGAACTCTCAATCACCGTTCGTGGTACAGTTGCAGAAATTTGGAGAGCCTTGACTGATTCCGATGATATCGAGAATTGGTGGAGCGACGATGTTGTCATTGAGCCCCGCGTTGGTGGAAAGTTCAAAGAAGCCTGGGTGGATGACGAAGGAAACAAAGGCCTTGCTTCCGGAAAAGTTCTATCTCTTCAAGAAAAGAAAAATATCACCTTCACGTGGCGTGAAAAGGACTGGCCGAAAGAGGCACAGACCGAATGTACTTTCTCGATCGAAGACCAAGGGCCCAAGCGTGTTTTGACCGTGAAGCATGTCGGATGGGGATCTTTGCCTGATAAATCTCGAGCAAAAATCATGAAAGACTTTGAAGTCGGGTGGGGATACCACTTGCAAGAGTTGAAATCTTATCTTGATGACTAG
- a CDS encoding DUF72 domain-containing protein, whose amino-acid sequence METRIGISGWRYSPWRGEFYPKDLVQKDELSYASRQVSSIEINGTFYATQSPSSYKNWFQATPEDFRFSVKGPRYITHVRRLHNVRQPLANFFASGVLHLRQKLGPFLWQFSPSFRFDEERIEEFFKMLPRTFKEAALLAQTADRFEADFPEDALTSSRPLRHAMEVRHHSFENPDFIKLLRKYNIALVLADTAGKWPYMEDVTSDFMYLRLHGDEELYASGYDEPTLNWWADRIKLWRKGREPLDALDISDEAGKKAPRDVFVYFDNNIKIRAPSDAKSLMRILKA is encoded by the coding sequence ATGGAAACAAGAATAGGAATTTCGGGCTGGCGCTACTCTCCGTGGAGAGGTGAATTTTATCCCAAAGATTTGGTGCAAAAAGATGAGCTGTCTTATGCAAGCAGGCAGGTGAGCTCTATTGAAATCAACGGCACCTTCTACGCAACCCAAAGCCCAAGCAGTTATAAAAACTGGTTCCAGGCGACTCCCGAAGACTTTCGCTTTTCAGTGAAGGGTCCGCGATATATCACTCACGTTCGTCGCTTGCACAATGTCAGACAGCCTCTGGCAAATTTCTTCGCCTCTGGAGTTTTGCATCTGAGGCAGAAATTAGGTCCTTTCTTATGGCAGTTTTCACCGAGCTTTCGATTTGATGAAGAGCGCATTGAGGAGTTCTTTAAGATGTTGCCCCGAACCTTTAAGGAAGCAGCGCTGTTGGCGCAAACCGCCGATCGCTTTGAAGCTGATTTTCCGGAGGACGCTCTGACCTCGTCACGTCCTCTTCGTCATGCCATGGAAGTTCGCCATCATAGCTTTGAAAATCCCGATTTCATCAAACTGTTGAGGAAATACAATATCGCCTTGGTGCTAGCGGATACGGCCGGGAAATGGCCCTATATGGAAGATGTCACCAGCGACTTTATGTATCTGCGTTTGCATGGTGATGAAGAGCTGTATGCCAGCGGTTACGATGAGCCCACTTTGAATTGGTGGGCTGATCGAATCAAGCTTTGGAGAAAGGGGAGGGAGCCCTTGGATGCCCTGGATATCAGTGATGAGGCGGGGAAAAAGGCTCCGCGGGATGTCTTCGTTTACTTTGATAACAATATTAAAATCAGAGCTCCCTCTGATGCGAAGTCCTTGATGAGGATTTTGAAGGCTTAA